In Arthrobacter sp. SLBN-112, a genomic segment contains:
- a CDS encoding HAD-IA family hydrolase, giving the protein MTHHTSPGTTDWTGAAAILFDLDGVLTPTATVHERAWQELFDGYLASHPDVPGYRESDYFDHIDGKPRFDGVRDFLSSRGITLPEGPLDDDPAHETVHGLGNRKNKLFNDIVSAGVEPFEGSVRFLEAVLAQGLKVAVVSSSRNAPAVLQAAGLSHHFPVVVDGVVAAEQGLPGKPSPATYKYAAKLLDLSSAECVVVEDAVSGVQAGRAGSFHSVIGVDRGAGRQTLLDAGATLVVNDLQELIP; this is encoded by the coding sequence ATGACACACCACACGTCGCCCGGGACCACCGACTGGACCGGCGCCGCCGCAATCCTGTTCGACCTCGACGGAGTACTGACGCCCACGGCCACCGTGCACGAGCGCGCCTGGCAGGAACTGTTCGACGGCTACCTGGCCTCCCATCCGGACGTTCCCGGGTACCGCGAAAGCGACTACTTCGACCACATCGACGGCAAGCCCCGTTTTGACGGGGTGCGGGACTTCCTTTCATCCCGCGGAATCACGCTGCCCGAAGGCCCGCTCGACGACGACCCCGCCCACGAAACGGTCCACGGCCTGGGCAACCGGAAGAACAAGCTCTTCAACGACATCGTCAGCGCCGGCGTCGAACCGTTCGAAGGCTCGGTGCGGTTCCTGGAAGCGGTGCTCGCGCAGGGACTCAAGGTCGCCGTCGTCTCATCCTCCCGGAACGCGCCCGCTGTCCTGCAGGCGGCCGGGCTCAGCCACCACTTCCCCGTGGTGGTGGACGGCGTGGTGGCCGCGGAGCAGGGCCTGCCCGGCAAACCGAGCCCGGCCACCTACAAATACGCCGCGAAACTGCTGGACCTCTCCAGTGCGGAGTGCGTGGTGGTGGAAGACGCCGTGTCCGGCGTGCAGGCCGGACGGGCCGGATCGTTCCACTCCGTCATTGGGGTGGACCGCGGTGCCGGCCGGCAGACGCTCCTGGATGCCGGCGCCACCCTGGTGGTCAACGACCTTCAGGAACTCATTCCCTAA
- a CDS encoding fructose-specific PTS transporter subunit EIIC, with protein sequence MTQLITTELVELDQNLGNAPEAVIRHLASKVAAAGRATEVEGLFADAFAREQETATGIPGGIAIPHCRSAAVTVPTLAMARLDPKVDFGAKDGPADLVFFIAAPDGADQEHLKLLSKLARSLIKKDFTAALRNAASEAEIVELVEGALTDKPAAHAAAPVADAVPVAAGVGAAGAAGSASGAPATGAAGSGGRGPKRLVAVTACPTGIAHTYMAADSLVAAAREMGVDLQVETQGSSGAKALDPAVIAAADAVIFAVDVDVRGKERFAGKPVINAPVKRGIDEPDKMVQEALAAADNPHARRVPHFGAEEQAEHEAEERGEHIGQKLKKALLTGVSYMIPFVAGGGLLIALGFLMGGYLITKYADNIVVQNSLFNLPTEFPDNAWGPLGAYLGAVLFKIGALSLGFLVPALAGYIAYAIADRPGIAPGFVAGAVAGFMGAGFLGGIVGGLLAGYIAHMVGRLQVARWLRGLMPVVIIPLLASLVASGLMFLILGGPIVAITKGLNAWLSGLTGAGAIALGVILGLMMCFDLGGPVNKVAYSFAVAGLGAATIDNQAPWQIMAAVMASGMVPPLAMALASTVLNKKLFSLAEQENGKAAWLLGASFISEGAIPFAAADPLRVIPASMLGGAVTGAISMAAGVGSKAPHGGIFVFFAIDNFVMFVVSIVVGTVVTALSVIALKRWAVKKTVDTVEPVPVTV encoded by the coding sequence GTGACTCAGCTCATCACCACGGAACTGGTCGAGCTCGACCAGAACCTGGGTAACGCGCCCGAAGCGGTGATCCGGCATCTGGCAAGCAAGGTAGCTGCCGCCGGACGCGCCACAGAAGTCGAAGGCCTCTTCGCCGATGCCTTCGCCCGCGAGCAGGAAACCGCCACCGGCATCCCCGGCGGCATCGCCATCCCGCACTGCCGCTCGGCCGCCGTCACGGTTCCCACCCTGGCCATGGCCCGCCTGGACCCGAAGGTGGACTTCGGCGCCAAGGACGGCCCGGCGGACCTGGTGTTCTTCATCGCCGCCCCGGACGGCGCTGACCAGGAGCACCTGAAGCTGCTCTCCAAACTGGCCCGCTCCCTGATCAAGAAGGACTTCACGGCCGCGCTGCGCAACGCCGCTTCCGAGGCAGAGATCGTGGAACTCGTCGAAGGTGCCTTGACGGACAAGCCTGCCGCGCACGCTGCCGCTCCCGTGGCGGATGCAGTTCCGGTGGCTGCCGGCGTTGGCGCAGCGGGCGCCGCCGGCTCCGCTTCCGGCGCTCCCGCCACCGGTGCCGCAGGCTCAGGCGGACGCGGCCCCAAGCGCCTCGTAGCCGTGACGGCCTGCCCCACCGGCATCGCCCACACTTACATGGCAGCCGATTCCCTCGTGGCGGCTGCCCGGGAAATGGGCGTGGACCTGCAGGTGGAGACCCAGGGCTCATCCGGTGCCAAGGCATTGGACCCCGCCGTCATCGCCGCCGCGGACGCCGTGATCTTCGCGGTCGACGTGGACGTGCGCGGGAAGGAGCGTTTTGCCGGCAAACCCGTCATCAACGCCCCCGTGAAGCGCGGCATCGACGAACCGGACAAGATGGTCCAGGAAGCGCTCGCCGCAGCCGACAACCCGCACGCCCGCCGCGTCCCGCACTTCGGTGCCGAGGAACAGGCCGAACACGAAGCCGAGGAGAGGGGCGAGCACATCGGGCAGAAGCTGAAGAAGGCCCTGCTCACCGGTGTCAGCTACATGATTCCGTTCGTGGCAGGTGGCGGCCTCCTGATCGCCCTTGGCTTCCTCATGGGCGGCTACCTGATCACCAAATACGCGGACAATATCGTTGTCCAGAACAGCCTCTTCAACCTGCCTACCGAGTTCCCTGACAACGCGTGGGGTCCGCTGGGCGCCTACCTGGGCGCGGTGCTGTTCAAGATCGGTGCCCTTTCGCTGGGCTTCCTGGTCCCGGCGCTGGCCGGCTACATCGCCTACGCGATCGCTGACCGGCCGGGTATCGCCCCCGGTTTCGTCGCCGGAGCCGTGGCCGGCTTCATGGGAGCCGGCTTCCTCGGCGGTATCGTCGGCGGCCTGCTCGCCGGTTACATCGCCCACATGGTGGGCCGCCTGCAGGTAGCCCGCTGGCTGCGTGGCCTGATGCCCGTGGTGATCATCCCGCTGCTGGCATCGCTGGTGGCGTCCGGCCTGATGTTCCTGATCCTGGGCGGCCCGATCGTGGCCATCACCAAGGGCCTGAACGCCTGGTTGTCCGGCCTGACCGGTGCCGGCGCCATCGCGCTCGGCGTGATCCTGGGCCTGATGATGTGCTTCGACCTCGGCGGCCCGGTCAACAAGGTTGCCTACTCCTTCGCCGTCGCCGGCCTGGGTGCGGCTACCATCGACAACCAGGCGCCCTGGCAGATCATGGCAGCGGTCATGGCCTCCGGCATGGTTCCCCCGCTGGCCATGGCGCTGGCGTCAACGGTCCTGAACAAGAAGCTCTTCAGCCTCGCGGAGCAGGAAAACGGCAAGGCCGCCTGGTTGCTGGGGGCGTCCTTCATCTCCGAAGGTGCCATCCCGTTCGCCGCGGCCGATCCCCTGCGCGTCATCCCCGCCAGCATGCTGGGCGGCGCGGTGACCGGAGCCATCTCGATGGCGGCAGGCGTCGGATCCAAGGCACCGCACGGCGGCATCTTCGTCTTCTTCGCCATCGACAACTTCGTGATGTTCGTCGTCTCGATCGTGGTGGGTACGGTAGTTACGGCCCTGTCGGTGATCGCTCTCAAACGCTGGGCAGTCAAGAAGACCGTTGATACGGTTGAACCGGTTCCCGTGACCGTCTAA
- a CDS encoding dienelactone hydrolase family protein, producing METVVWSKPEKLRAGTPLLVMMHGYGTDESRMVRLFEHLPREFTFAALRAPMPIGDHWGWFLLDYFLANDFADVISAATSVRAWISSVRDQHSSVTLVGYSQGMAMATTLLRLHPDDYKAVVGLSGFVLNNELLSTMDSFETKKPFFWGRDKADLVINEDATAYTAEWLAENTLLTARTYPGMGHAMSKAEMVDVSAFLRHYVLR from the coding sequence GTGGAAACAGTAGTGTGGTCCAAACCCGAAAAGCTGCGCGCCGGTACGCCCTTGCTGGTGATGATGCATGGCTACGGCACGGACGAGTCCCGGATGGTGCGCCTCTTCGAGCACCTGCCCCGGGAGTTCACCTTCGCCGCGCTGCGTGCTCCCATGCCCATTGGCGACCACTGGGGATGGTTCCTGCTGGACTATTTCCTGGCCAACGACTTCGCGGACGTCATCTCCGCCGCCACCTCCGTGCGGGCCTGGATCAGTTCGGTCAGGGACCAGCACAGCAGCGTCACCCTGGTGGGCTATTCCCAGGGGATGGCGATGGCGACCACGCTCCTGCGGCTGCACCCTGACGACTACAAAGCCGTCGTTGGACTGTCCGGGTTCGTGCTCAACAACGAACTCCTGTCCACCATGGACTCCTTCGAGACCAAGAAGCCCTTCTTCTGGGGGCGGGACAAGGCAGACCTGGTAATCAACGAAGACGCCACCGCCTACACCGCCGAATGGCTGGCGGAGAACACGTTGCTGACGGCCCGGACCTACCCGGGCATGGGTCACGCCATGTCCAAGGCCGAGATGGTTGACGTCAGTGCCTTCCTGCGTCACTACGTGCTGCGCTGA
- a CDS encoding DUF6458 family protein: MRIGSSIFLIALGAILAWAVAPGLIPFVDQQLVGYILIAVGVIGLIASLILASPGRSRRVSESRSVIDPNTGERITRNETRDGGI, encoded by the coding sequence ATGAGAATCGGCTCGTCAATCTTCCTCATCGCCCTCGGCGCCATCCTTGCCTGGGCCGTGGCTCCGGGACTGATCCCCTTCGTGGACCAGCAGCTGGTGGGCTACATCCTGATCGCCGTGGGCGTGATCGGCCTGATCGCCTCGCTGATCCTGGCCTCCCCCGGCCGGAGCCGCCGCGTCAGCGAGTCCCGTTCGGTCATCGATCCCAACACGGGCGAGCGCATCACCCGCAACGAAACGCGAGACGGCGGCATCTAA
- a CDS encoding DeoR/GlpR family DNA-binding transcription regulator encodes MFAEERQQKIAELVAGNGRVSVTLLAERFRITTETVRRDLAALENAGTVRRVHGGAVAADRFSTTEESVTERAIQRPDQKIRIAEAALALIPRNSPASVLMDGGTTTEVLADMLARRTAVEPFDGTGPHHELVVITHAVPIASKLSNVPGVALQILGGRVRGITQVAVGQATVDSASRIRPDIAFIGTNGIHATFGVSTPDPEEAAVKAAFVQSARRIVVLADSSKLDTETLVQFASLKDLDTLITDSEPGPELAAALEDAGVDVVVA; translated from the coding sequence GTGTTCGCCGAAGAGCGCCAGCAAAAGATTGCCGAGCTTGTCGCCGGCAACGGCCGGGTCAGCGTGACCCTGCTGGCTGAGCGCTTCCGCATCACTACCGAAACCGTGCGCAGGGACCTCGCCGCCTTGGAGAACGCGGGCACCGTCCGCCGCGTCCATGGCGGCGCCGTGGCTGCCGACCGCTTCAGCACCACCGAAGAAAGCGTCACCGAGCGCGCCATCCAGCGGCCGGACCAGAAGATCCGCATCGCAGAAGCCGCACTCGCGCTGATCCCACGGAACTCGCCGGCCAGCGTCCTGATGGACGGCGGCACCACCACCGAGGTGCTCGCGGACATGCTGGCGCGGCGCACCGCCGTCGAACCGTTCGACGGAACCGGCCCGCACCACGAACTGGTGGTCATCACCCATGCTGTCCCCATCGCCAGCAAGCTCTCCAACGTTCCCGGCGTTGCCCTGCAAATCCTGGGCGGGCGGGTCCGCGGAATCACCCAGGTGGCCGTGGGCCAGGCAACGGTGGACTCCGCCTCCCGCATCCGCCCCGACATAGCCTTCATTGGCACCAACGGCATCCACGCCACTTTTGGCGTCAGCACTCCCGATCCTGAAGAAGCCGCCGTCAAGGCAGCCTTCGTCCAATCGGCACGCCGCATTGTGGTGCTGGCCGATTCCTCCAAGCTGGACACGGAAACCCTGGTCCAGTTCGCCTCCCTGAAAGATCTGGACACCTTGATCACAGACAGTGAACCCGGGCCGGAACTCGCGGCCGCCCTGGAAGACGCCGGCGTAGACGTGGTGGTCGCATGA
- a CDS encoding HPr family phosphocarrier protein, with amino-acid sequence MPERTATVASRVGLHARPAAIFAEAAGEFELEITIAREGEPADEAMDAASILSLMSLGASHGDVVVLRAEGAGADDALERLVQILETDHDAE; translated from the coding sequence ATGCCAGAACGCACCGCAACCGTCGCCAGTCGAGTGGGCCTGCACGCACGCCCCGCCGCCATCTTCGCTGAGGCGGCAGGCGAGTTCGAACTGGAGATCACCATCGCCCGTGAAGGGGAGCCGGCAGACGAGGCGATGGATGCCGCCAGCATCCTGTCCCTCATGAGCCTGGGCGCCTCGCACGGCGACGTAGTGGTCCTCCGCGCCGAAGGCGCCGGTGCGGACGACGCCCTGGAGCGCCTGGTGCAGATCCTGGAAACGGATCACGACGCCGAGTAG
- a CDS encoding 1-phosphofructokinase family hexose kinase, whose protein sequence is MIVTFTANPSLDRTVALPGPLARGEVQRAVSVRQESGGKGVNVSRALVASGLESLAVLPGADSDPVLAGLREQAVPFVSLPIDEPLRTNVALTEPGGVTTKINEPGPVLAADQQEALIKLLLESSRGASWVVLAGSLPPGFPDNFYAMVARRIREAGNGTAPLIAVDSSGAPLAASLTDAGTSDDGTGSGATTPGSGKPDLLKPNAEELAELAAAAGFAPATGDELEADPAAAAAAAAAVVRSGVGAVLATLGSKGAVLVTADGAWLATHPPVAAVSTVGAGDSALAGYLLAHGRGSAPADCLRQAVAHGAAAASLPGSTVPAVHQTTPDAVIITALRKD, encoded by the coding sequence ATGATTGTCACCTTCACGGCCAACCCCAGCCTTGACCGCACCGTTGCCCTGCCCGGCCCGCTGGCCCGCGGTGAGGTGCAGCGTGCCGTCTCCGTCCGGCAGGAGTCCGGCGGCAAGGGAGTGAATGTCTCCCGCGCCCTGGTGGCATCCGGCCTCGAGTCCCTGGCCGTCCTCCCTGGAGCAGACAGCGATCCCGTCCTCGCCGGCCTGCGCGAGCAGGCGGTGCCGTTCGTGTCCCTGCCCATCGACGAGCCGCTGCGGACCAATGTGGCGCTCACCGAACCCGGCGGCGTGACCACCAAGATCAACGAACCCGGGCCCGTCCTGGCGGCAGACCAGCAGGAAGCGCTCATCAAGCTGCTGCTGGAAAGCTCGCGCGGCGCCAGCTGGGTGGTCCTGGCCGGCTCGCTGCCGCCTGGATTCCCGGACAACTTCTACGCCATGGTGGCCCGTCGGATCAGGGAGGCAGGCAATGGCACTGCGCCCCTGATCGCCGTCGACTCCTCCGGGGCGCCCCTGGCCGCTTCCCTGACCGACGCCGGAACGTCCGACGACGGCACGGGCAGCGGCGCAACAACCCCAGGTTCCGGGAAACCGGACCTCCTCAAACCCAACGCCGAAGAACTGGCTGAGCTGGCCGCAGCCGCGGGTTTTGCCCCGGCCACCGGAGACGAGCTGGAAGCGGACCCGGCTGCTGCCGCAGCCGCCGCAGCCGCCGTCGTTCGCTCCGGCGTGGGTGCTGTGCTGGCAACTCTCGGTTCCAAGGGAGCTGTCCTTGTAACGGCCGACGGCGCGTGGCTGGCCACGCACCCGCCGGTCGCCGCAGTCAGCACGGTGGGCGCGGGCGACTCCGCGCTGGCCGGCTACCTGCTCGCCCACGGCCGGGGATCCGCCCCGGCCGACTGCCTTCGTCAGGCGGTGGCCCACGGTGCCGCCGCTGCCTCGCTGCCGGGTTCCACTGTTCCGGCAGTACACCAAACCACCCCGGATGCCGTAATCATCACGGCCCTTCGAAAGGATTGA